From a region of the Fuerstiella sp. genome:
- a CDS encoding SMP-30/gluconolactonase/LRE family protein yields MPSFRYFVLSVLVTFSSLSVAQDQIVPSNAKLEKLFEGIMLTEGVCVAPDGMVYFSDITFSHQAVTETGEIHAGHIWKFNPKTQKTSIFRSPSGMSNGIKFDANGDMLVCEGADYGGRRVIRTDMKTGMSYIIAAMYEGRKLNSPNDVTVDEKGRMYFSDPRYLGHETIDQPVMGVYRIDTDGSIHRIITDAGKPNGVCVSPDQKSLYVVSNANGATGFERLGKASDAEGPVAVATPLRKGNMALMAYDLHEDGTATYRKTLVDYYPEDGPDGLVCDEHGNLYVAVRALNRPGITVYSPDGKELAYIKTEVPTNVGFGRGDDANLLYVTAGRSLYRIRLAVAGYQLPWNAR; encoded by the coding sequence ATGCCATCTTTTCGATACTTCGTGTTGTCCGTTTTGGTGACATTTTCATCCTTGAGCGTGGCTCAGGATCAGATCGTACCGTCAAATGCCAAACTGGAAAAACTCTTCGAAGGAATCATGCTGACCGAAGGAGTCTGCGTGGCTCCGGACGGAATGGTCTACTTCAGCGATATTACGTTTTCACATCAGGCTGTAACCGAAACGGGTGAAATCCACGCCGGGCATATCTGGAAATTTAATCCAAAAACCCAGAAGACATCCATTTTTCGTTCACCGAGCGGTATGTCCAACGGAATCAAATTCGATGCGAACGGTGACATGCTTGTCTGCGAAGGGGCTGACTACGGTGGCCGACGTGTGATTCGCACGGACATGAAAACGGGTATGAGTTATATCATCGCGGCGATGTATGAAGGCCGAAAACTGAACTCACCAAACGACGTTACGGTCGATGAGAAAGGCCGAATGTACTTTAGTGATCCCAGATATCTCGGGCACGAAACAATCGATCAGCCGGTGATGGGGGTTTATCGCATCGACACCGATGGCTCGATTCACCGCATTATCACTGATGCAGGCAAACCCAACGGTGTCTGCGTGTCGCCCGATCAAAAAAGTCTGTACGTGGTCAGCAACGCCAATGGTGCAACGGGCTTTGAACGACTTGGCAAAGCCAGTGATGCGGAAGGACCGGTTGCTGTTGCCACACCACTTCGAAAGGGCAATATGGCACTGATGGCCTATGATCTTCACGAAGATGGAACCGCGACATATCGCAAAACTCTGGTGGACTACTACCCGGAAGACGGCCCTGACGGATTGGTTTGCGACGAACACGGAAATCTTTATGTGGCAGTTCGAGCGTTGAACCGACCGGGAATTACTGTGTACTCACCAGACGGAAAAGAACTGGCATACATCAAAACTGAAGTTCCAACCAACGTCGGCTTTGGCCGTGGTGACGACGCGAATCTGCTGTACGTCACGGCAGGCAGAAGCCTCTATCGGATTCGACTGGCGGTGGCAGGATATCAATTACCCTGGAATGCACGCTGA
- a CDS encoding ThuA domain-containing protein encodes MIAPERLIERAGRVAGSTDSFEFMKPSVADQASALLRHMFLQMAGVRQFSIPAVKITALPFRTLWRKPGMKNKFVGILFSVISCLLISMVSDVCAADDSSVKILLIGKEPDHRFGTHMYMHTQKMLARCLRKTDGITTVVSEGWPLDPEVLKDVKTIVLYSSPGAEFLLDGPGSGALHQMMTNGVGLVTIHWASTVYEKNLDRLGERWMDYLGASWVSNYGLSTDTSILTQLMPEHPVCRGWKEYELNDEFYLKPVIRAATPLLRVTTKGEDVIVGWVCERPGSGRSYGTTLGHFYRNFRIEAFRRTIVNAILWTAHVEVPAGGAPVELNEAELQLPPRPQN; translated from the coding sequence GTGATTGCACCAGAGCGTCTGATCGAACGGGCAGGACGAGTTGCCGGATCCACAGATTCGTTTGAGTTTATGAAGCCATCTGTCGCGGATCAGGCGTCTGCGTTGCTGCGCCACATGTTTTTACAGATGGCGGGGGTTCGGCAGTTTTCGATTCCCGCAGTGAAGATTACAGCATTACCATTTCGAACACTTTGGAGGAAACCTGGAATGAAAAACAAATTCGTCGGTATTTTATTTTCGGTCATTTCCTGCCTGCTGATATCGATGGTCAGCGATGTTTGCGCGGCCGATGATTCGTCCGTGAAGATCCTGTTGATCGGGAAAGAGCCGGACCATCGATTCGGCACTCACATGTACATGCACACTCAGAAGATGCTGGCCAGGTGTCTGCGGAAAACGGACGGGATCACAACGGTCGTTTCAGAAGGCTGGCCCCTGGATCCTGAGGTTCTGAAAGACGTCAAAACAATCGTGTTGTATTCAAGTCCCGGAGCAGAATTCCTGCTGGATGGTCCAGGCAGCGGGGCACTGCATCAAATGATGACGAACGGTGTTGGTCTGGTAACAATTCACTGGGCGTCAACTGTGTATGAAAAAAATCTTGACCGTCTCGGTGAGCGATGGATGGATTATCTGGGTGCCAGCTGGGTCTCGAATTATGGACTCAGTACCGATACATCGATTCTGACGCAGCTTATGCCGGAGCATCCCGTCTGCCGCGGATGGAAAGAATATGAACTCAATGATGAATTTTATCTTAAGCCGGTCATCAGAGCAGCAACGCCCCTGTTAAGGGTCACCACGAAGGGAGAGGACGTGATTGTCGGCTGGGTCTGTGAACGTCCCGGCAGCGGTCGATCCTATGGAACAACCCTGGGACATTTCTACCGCAATTTTCGGATCGAAGCATTCCGTCGTACAATCGTGAATGCCATTCTTTGGACAGCTCACGTTGAAGTTCCCGCGGGCGGTGCTCCCGTGGAGCTCAACGAAGCGGAACTGCAACTGCCTCCCCGGCCGCAGAACTGA
- a CDS encoding SUMF1/EgtB/PvdO family nonheme iron enzyme — MTHLCFSTRQKSILTFIAVFAATCASASENYNIPLWEPGKVPLAQSDGPLDNPLLTVFPASEGHRNGSSVIIAPGGSNIMLMYGSEGIEIAERFNEWGTTAFVLTYRMSPTYDHEARTLDGNRAIRVVRSQADKWDLDPKRLMFIGFSAGSSMARYVAAASDAGNPNAPDPVDRLSSRPHSLGMIYGTGSTTPQENLAEFPPTYLLSAAADGAATKSAELFTDINHAGGVAELHILQKGRHGFGAAFSSPEFRPWMDSLKHFLTMSEFFGPLPRQKGSQNQSPQDVSPQVINDGYGELVYVPEGSFKMGDNFGDGESRERPVHTVSLDAYYVGKYEVTNAQWRRFRDDPGYDNPAYWPGHRVVPKDQNPYWSQERNHGGGTANSDHYPVQGMNWDAASAYCSWLCTRTGKRYRLPTEAEWEKAARGTDQRRFPWGNTIDHSYANIDDSQIYDTGQQVGYYDGSLRGKIQTNNGSSVYGAMDMAGNLMEWCSDWYSRDYYQTSPVRNPQGPSTGSFRVLRGGCFFFEGQDARSYGRSGAWPSVQAFRMIGFRVVREP, encoded by the coding sequence TCCTTACATTCATTGCTGTTTTCGCTGCGACATGTGCATCCGCCAGTGAAAATTACAATATCCCGCTGTGGGAACCTGGGAAGGTGCCACTGGCGCAGAGTGATGGACCGCTGGACAACCCGCTGCTCACCGTATTCCCGGCGTCCGAAGGGCACCGGAATGGCTCATCAGTCATCATCGCACCCGGCGGTTCAAACATCATGCTGATGTACGGCTCAGAAGGAATCGAGATTGCTGAACGTTTCAATGAGTGGGGCACGACGGCATTTGTACTGACTTACCGTATGTCTCCGACATACGACCATGAGGCAAGAACCCTCGACGGAAATCGAGCGATTCGTGTCGTGCGTTCACAAGCCGACAAATGGGATCTTGATCCGAAACGATTAATGTTTATTGGGTTCTCTGCGGGTTCCTCGATGGCGCGTTATGTCGCGGCTGCATCGGATGCAGGAAATCCGAATGCCCCCGACCCGGTCGATCGCTTGAGTTCCAGGCCTCATTCGCTGGGAATGATCTACGGAACCGGCAGCACGACTCCTCAGGAAAATCTCGCTGAATTTCCACCTACGTACCTGTTGTCTGCTGCCGCAGATGGCGCGGCCACTAAATCCGCTGAGTTGTTCACCGATATCAATCACGCGGGCGGCGTTGCTGAACTCCACATACTGCAAAAAGGACGCCACGGATTCGGTGCGGCATTTTCCAGCCCGGAGTTCCGTCCGTGGATGGATTCACTGAAACATTTTCTCACCATGAGTGAATTCTTTGGCCCGCTGCCCAGACAAAAGGGGTCCCAAAACCAGTCGCCACAGGATGTCAGTCCCCAGGTGATCAACGATGGGTATGGGGAACTCGTCTACGTCCCCGAAGGATCCTTTAAAATGGGTGACAATTTTGGTGACGGTGAATCACGGGAAAGACCAGTCCATACCGTTTCCCTCGATGCGTACTACGTCGGAAAGTATGAAGTCACCAATGCCCAGTGGCGACGGTTCCGTGACGATCCAGGGTATGACAACCCGGCATACTGGCCTGGTCACCGGGTAGTTCCAAAAGATCAGAATCCGTACTGGAGCCAGGAACGGAATCATGGTGGAGGCACCGCAAATTCTGACCACTATCCGGTGCAGGGAATGAACTGGGACGCGGCCAGCGCTTATTGCAGCTGGCTGTGTACCCGAACCGGAAAGAGATATCGTCTTCCGACCGAAGCAGAATGGGAAAAGGCGGCGCGCGGAACAGATCAACGAAGATTCCCCTGGGGCAACACCATCGATCATTCCTATGCAAATATTGATGATTCTCAGATCTACGATACTGGACAGCAGGTCGGTTATTACGACGGAAGTTTGCGAGGTAAAATCCAAACGAACAACGGCAGTTCGGTCTACGGCGCCATGGACATGGCAGGCAATCTGATGGAATGGTGTTCTGACTGGTACAGCCGCGACTACTACCAAACTTCCCCGGTCCGTAATCCACAGGGTCCCTCCACCGGCAGCTTCCGCGTGCTGCGAGGAGGGTGTTTCTTTTTCGAAGGTCAGGATGCGCGAAGTTATGGTCGGTCAGGCGCCTGGCCGTCGGTTCAGGCCTTCCGTATGATTGGCTTCCGCGTGGTCCGGGAACCATAG
- a CDS encoding Nramp family divalent metal transporter, whose product MTDTLIKYPDIPTTLAGRFNWRMLKYFGAGAILASVTIGSGETLMASRGGSIFGYSVLWAVLLASAAKAVQVYTAARHITLTGRHPLEDWARMTLWIPLLLLGMSLWCFPFLLSFLSLVLGEIINEMFHVATPNDPDFRLWTRIWATGATVLAIALTLIQGYSLMEKVQTAVIGLLLLSIGAACLASNPDLLAVIQGLFVPVSPQYQPWLIEKYPEAFRDRTPWVEITTILGFVGGGTYDYLGYVSCLREKSWGAIRTGSDSSVRLIADDTDNLRRGRKWLVPPCIDVTTSFVCVFVFSICFVVLGASVLHPQEIVPAKNGELLTHQAQFLTQLHPAFLYLYRIGVFMAFWGTIYGAYEIYWRTVYECLRPVSEKIRRMSSGTVRLCVLLYCGVGAIALSWLTENPIGLITIPSLIGGVLSCGLWCFGMMWLDRKSLPTALRMKPVLRIATFVSGALLTSIGVKAFYDYVASPLG is encoded by the coding sequence ATGACGGACACACTGATTAAATATCCGGATATTCCGACAACTCTTGCAGGTCGCTTCAACTGGAGAATGTTGAAGTACTTTGGTGCAGGAGCAATTTTGGCATCTGTCACTATTGGAAGTGGCGAAACGTTGATGGCGTCACGAGGCGGATCCATTTTTGGCTACTCTGTGTTGTGGGCGGTTTTGCTGGCATCAGCAGCAAAGGCCGTACAGGTGTATACAGCGGCACGTCACATCACTTTGACGGGGCGGCATCCTCTCGAAGACTGGGCTCGGATGACGCTCTGGATTCCGTTGCTGCTGCTGGGCATGAGTCTGTGGTGTTTTCCTTTTCTGCTGTCGTTTCTATCGCTGGTACTGGGTGAGATCATCAATGAGATGTTTCACGTTGCGACACCCAATGATCCGGATTTTCGGCTCTGGACGCGCATTTGGGCGACAGGAGCGACTGTACTGGCAATCGCGCTGACGCTGATCCAGGGATACAGTCTGATGGAGAAAGTTCAAACAGCGGTCATTGGATTGCTGCTGCTCAGTATCGGGGCCGCATGTCTGGCGTCGAATCCGGACCTGCTGGCCGTGATTCAGGGGCTCTTTGTACCCGTGTCTCCCCAATATCAACCTTGGCTGATTGAGAAATATCCTGAAGCATTTCGCGACCGGACTCCATGGGTGGAAATCACCACGATCCTTGGATTTGTCGGCGGTGGCACATACGACTATCTGGGATATGTCAGCTGCCTTCGTGAAAAATCCTGGGGCGCAATTCGAACTGGTTCCGATTCCTCAGTGCGTCTGATAGCCGATGACACGGACAATCTGCGGCGCGGAAGGAAGTGGCTTGTTCCTCCATGCATTGACGTGACCACCAGTTTTGTCTGTGTCTTTGTATTCAGCATCTGTTTTGTAGTGCTTGGGGCTTCGGTTCTGCATCCACAAGAAATCGTACCGGCAAAAAATGGTGAGTTGTTGACTCATCAGGCCCAATTCCTGACACAATTGCACCCTGCCTTCCTGTATCTGTACCGAATTGGCGTCTTCATGGCCTTTTGGGGGACGATCTATGGAGCATATGAAATCTATTGGCGAACTGTGTATGAATGTTTGCGCCCTGTGAGCGAAAAAATCCGCCGAATGTCGTCCGGTACCGTACGGCTCTGCGTACTCCTGTATTGTGGAGTTGGAGCGATTGCGCTGAGTTGGCTCACAGAAAATCCGATCGGGCTGATCACGATCCCGTCATTGATCGGCGGAGTACTGTCGTGTGGTCTTTGGTGTTTTGGGATGATGTGGCTGGATCGGAAATCACTGCCGACAGCATTGAGGATGAAGCCGGTGCTCAGGATTGCCACTTTTGTTTCCGGTGCGCTGTTGACGAGTATCGGTGTCAAAGCCTTCTACGATTATGTCGCATCACCGTTGGGATAG